The genomic window CCAGATACTGGTGATATTATATACGAAGTATCCAATTTAGAAAGTACTGGTGATCTAGATCGTAACCGTTTAAGTCTAATGttaaatatatcaagtttaATACGAACACCAAGTATTACGTCAATCGACACGTTAACACCAAAAGAAGAGTATCATTCTGATGGCGATGAACCACTTTTAAGTGGAACTGGTTGGGTATCCAAAGATTGTCCTGAAGCAGTTTTGGATAGTTGGGCAGAAGTATTAAGTAGATGGGAACCAGGTGAAGCACGACCACGTGGCTTAGCTGGTTTAGTGAAGATGGGTATACCAGAAGCGTTACGTGGCGAAGTATGGTTAAGATTAGCAAATGCCGATCATGATCAGCAAATGATGGAAACATAtcgtattttaataacaaaggaAAGTGGCTGTGAAAATGTTATTCAACGGGATATTAATCGTACATTTCCTGCACATGACTTCTTTCGTGAAGCTGGTGGTCTTGGTCAAGATTCATTGTATAAAATTAGTAAGGCTTATGCAGTTTACGATCAAGAAGTTGGTTATTGTCAGGGTTTAAGTTTTCTGGCAGCTACGCTATTATTACATGTAAGTTAATGAAGTTTAAAATTCATTCGtgcaaacttttcaaattataaattccCGTCACTTTTTTTCTGAACGAAAAAGTGCTTACAAAATTAATCGTTACTTTTTTTTAGATGCCCGAAGAACAAGCATTTTGTGTCCTAGTTAAATTAATGTACGATTATGGTTTACGAGATTTGTATAAagatggttttgaaaatttgtacttaCGACTTCACCAATTAACCAGATTAATTCAGGTTaggttttttattgataatttattttatatttattgtccTCTCATATATATACGAAAATCACTGTACATCATtatcaatttgtaaaaaaaacacaattattattgaaaataatcaatttttatcagtttatatttaacaatgAACTTTAATAATCATTTCAAGTTACTACAATCGTGGAAACCCTTTTTATAGGGATTCTAAGTGTGGGAAACAAGGATACACCTTGTGGGAGTAAAAATATCAACTTAATGGTCTTGATCCCAAAcggttttaaatatttgtttcgatttttcgaGACTCTTTAAGGAAatattctggtctagaagcctaaattgtgataaaaaaattaaaattttttcgaattacaGGCTGGTGAAGTGGGACTTCAAAAAAATTCGTCACCCTGGTTGACACAATTCCAACCCTTGTAAtgatccgaaacaaaaaaattaaaaaaattcttaattagtaAAAATGGTCTAATTCTTAGCcaaaagccaaaaaaaaatcacaaaatagcgtcgaaatgaatagaaaaattttttagatctttttaattttttttttaaatccaaagtTCAGACGATCGagaaatttataaagaagacTTACCATGTTTTAAAAGAATCAATCGACTAAAACTTTAGATATCATGTCAACCACCTCGAAAAATGTATGTTCAAGAAAAACGCGTTTTAATTTGAGAGACTTCCAGCAGAGTAATTcggaaaataatattacttacttTGGATTCATTAAGGGTCTAACCTATAAAAATATGCGAATATTGATTTGTAGCTTCCTTTCACTTTATGAGTCAGAGATAATTctcaataccaaattttatcctttCGTAATATCTCTTTGGTTTCTATGTGGCGTCACATTCTAAAATGGTCCTTTTTTTTGCAGGAACAATTACCACCCTTAGGACAACATTTCGCCGAACATAACATTGAAACGCATATGTTTGCATCTCAATGGTTTTTAACATTATTCACAGCACGATTTCCcctatattttgtgtttcataTTATTGATGTGGTACTTTTACAGGGCATAGAAACTTTGTTTCAAGTTGCTTTAGCACTTCTAACTGTAagagattataaaattaaattaagtgattattattattacactttagtcttatttaattaaaaaacttacttaaatttattacagATGTGTAAAAAAGATTTGTTACAATTAGATTTTGAAGGCATTCTTAAGTATTTTCGTGTATCGTTACCCCGCCGTTGTTTAACTGAAGAGGTTTCCCGTGGTGTTATGAAATTAGCTTGtagtataaaagtaaaaaaattgaaaaagtacgAACAGGAGTTAATTGATCACAAAGGTAAGCCTTTTTTCCcagtatttcaataaatttctctCTATCACATTTTGTACGTCATTTTATTTCGAAACGGCTAACATCTAAATTTAAACTTCCACAAACCTAAAATCAaacgtttataataaataaatttcgaagtatacgttgaatattttatattgttaataaattttttagaatcacAAGAAAATgctgaaaattattcaaatgaattagCACGACTTAAAATGGCAGCTTTAAAACATGaagaacaaaaacaattattaattgaagaaaattcgAAATTAAGAGTTGCAATTAAAGATTTAACATCACGACATGAGTTAGAAACATCAAGAAATGCAGCAATTATTGCCGAGTATAAACAGATTTGTAAGCGATTAGATGAACAAAGTACGCAATCAAAAATTGCGTTGAATGAAATTCGGGTAActtattgaaaattgttaaagaTTATtcgtaattgaaaaataatttgtatttttatgttttataggAAAAAGTCAGCGGTTGTGAAAAATGTCGTGTAGCAATGTCCAATGTACCTACATCACCAGCGGGACAAATAAGTTCTGGTGATCATCCACTTGCaccaaaacatttaaaacagcAACAACAATTAAATGAAGAACAAGCACAGGTTTACGAACGTGTTCACGAATTGGAATTAGAATTAGCACAAGCTAAGTTAGCCCAAGTAGAAGCAGAATGCAGAAATcaggtaattttatttattttttacttgattCCTAATAAAATTTCTAGTTCCCATAAATAGCTCGAGCTTTATCATAATATATGGtaaaatgaatcgaaaaaaataaaattgaatttatttaacgattCCCATATATCCAAGCGATTTCTAGTATTCCTTTTTAAAACTCAtccaataaatgaattaaaattttgagttttcatTACTCTAGAGCAGGGATGTTTTGGGCACACCACCAATGACAAAGTTCACTATGAAGTATTTATATTACGAATAAACGCAAGTGAtcctataaacaaaaaatttcgttgGAAAAATTTCATACGGCACGTCTATGGCctcattaaatatttcttttgggAAAATGGTACGTTGATACATAAAGGTTTACCACCCTTGCTCTAGAGAATCCAAAAATGTtgctttttatttcttgttattttttaaggataacgATAACTCACAAATAAGTGTTTTACAATTTTccgaactaatttttttatttaacttgtacAGGGTCCtttcacattaaattttatcttaaacttaatttcaaatacgaaaatagtaattaataacTTCATTAAAAGTTGTCTTAAAATAATGGTGGGCATCACCTGTTGATATCACCAAGTGAAGCCACACtcatatttccaaataattaccagtctttgtaaaaaatattttattgttttataggCCCTAACACATAAACTAAATGCAACAATAACCGAATTACAAACTGCCAGAAATTCATGGCCGCCATGGTTAAGTAAAACATTAAGTTCAATAAAAGAAGTGACAAATAAAAAAGACATTCCaacattaaattcatttaatcatCAAACATCACAACAACAACAGAATAATCCAACATCAGTGGCATTTACAGCTCATATGGGATTATTGCGACGTGAAAGCGCACCACATAAACAGGAAATTCTCTCCAATAATGATATTAGTAGACGTGAGTCCGCCCCTATTATTAAAGACTCTCAAAGTTATAATAGTTTTAGaacaatgaataattaatttttcatgtttttttattttattttgttctcgTTAAACTTGATACAAACGCttttttcgattatatttttatcccATGTAAGAAATTTTACGagtacaaaatgaaaatttttttgtttttgataatatttatatcgatGTTGCGATTTTTTGgttctttattaaaaagaatatcTTTACCATCATCGATTAAATGTTTTTAGTAAGTTAAGGAACggctaaatattttaaagaattttgtttagaaattattatcgtttaaaatattgatgaactT from Chrysoperla carnea chromosome 2, inChrCarn1.1, whole genome shotgun sequence includes these protein-coding regions:
- the LOC123291952 gene encoding rab GTPase-activating protein 1-like isoform X2, with protein sequence MEDSLSVKSNDSTATSDDFDFVSDKPGPSKTPTLDIKDGNLCDLQKVLDEVLNEPSCRMEDPLHNVINGGTTDKDNQNIYTNDDNKDAATKSSSGSPTIEKHDEMKPEYSEESEEEVSDIDQECTIFSGVTYLGAAQINAPKSETEIQRNMAILNEQHQHSEQGIKVSVSVPSFSTGIVVLYDANTHSVIARYEIQSILFYARGVADTKEGSCFAFTWSHGETQESAIFQCHVFRCDIPEAVSQVSGCFSKAFQRAPRSMTNSVASVTDMSSSACTLPDIQQRTLVCVFELSLEIKEDDGRGGFSSVYKDRSGFKLRSKLVKQIWISMKQVTDQAVSDGPHLHIERCFGILVAPGRHVKHSDMQLLEMVPMGTTTTNNTCESYVISGHWDPSDAAFAPLNTETPKEITQYITIAADLVIRGVPEPVRFLVETPVKVFSQNERFWYFTKRPLVQQFILNLKEVLSPDTGDIIYEVSNLESTGDLDRNRLSLMLNISSLIRTPSITSIDTLTPKEEYHSDGDEPLLSGTGWVSKDCPEAVLDSWAEVLSRWEPGEARPRGLAGLVKMGIPEALRGEVWLRLANADHDQQMMETYRILITKESGCENVIQRDINRTFPAHDFFREAGGLGQDSLYKISKAYAVYDQEVGYCQGLSFLAATLLLHMPEEQAFCVLVKLMYDYGLRDLYKDGFENLYLRLHQLTRLIQEQLPPLGQHFAEHNIETHMFASQWFLTLFTARFPLYFVFHIIDVVLLQGIETLFQVALALLTMCKKDLLQLDFEGILKYFRVSLPRRCLTEEVSRGVMKLACSIKVKKLKKYEQELIDHKESQENAENYSNELARLKMAALKHEEQKQLLIEENSKLRVAIKDLTSRHELETSRNAAIIAEYKQICKRLDEQSTQSKIALNEIREKVSGCEKCRVAMSNVPTSPAGQISSGDHPLAPKHLKQQQQLNEEQAQVYERVHELELELAQAKLAQVEAECRNQALTHKLNATITELQTARNSWPPWLSKTLSSIKEVTNKKDIPTLNSFNHQTSQQQQNNPTSVAFTAHMGLLRRESAPHKQEILSNNDISRRESAPIIKDSQSYNSFRTMNN
- the LOC123291952 gene encoding rab GTPase-activating protein 1-like isoform X1, coding for MEDSLSVKSNDSTATSDDFDFVSDKPGPSKTPTLDIKDGNLCDLQKVLDEVLNEPSCRMEDPLHNVINGGTTDKDNQNIYTNDDNKDAATKSSSGSPTIEKHDEMKPEYSEESEEEGKVSDIDQECTIFSGVTYLGAAQINAPKSETEIQRNMAILNEQHQHSEQGIKVSVSVPSFSTGIVVLYDANTHSVIARYEIQSILFYARGVADTKEGSCFAFTWSHGETQESAIFQCHVFRCDIPEAVSQVSGCFSKAFQRAPRSMTNSVASVTDMSSSACTLPDIQQRTLVCVFELSLEIKEDDGRGGFSSVYKDRSGFKLRSKLVKQIWISMKQVTDQAVSDGPHLHIERCFGILVAPGRHVKHSDMQLLEMVPMGTTTTNNTCESYVISGHWDPSDAAFAPLNTETPKEITQYITIAADLVIRGVPEPVRFLVETPVKVFSQNERFWYFTKRPLVQQFILNLKEVLSPDTGDIIYEVSNLESTGDLDRNRLSLMLNISSLIRTPSITSIDTLTPKEEYHSDGDEPLLSGTGWVSKDCPEAVLDSWAEVLSRWEPGEARPRGLAGLVKMGIPEALRGEVWLRLANADHDQQMMETYRILITKESGCENVIQRDINRTFPAHDFFREAGGLGQDSLYKISKAYAVYDQEVGYCQGLSFLAATLLLHMPEEQAFCVLVKLMYDYGLRDLYKDGFENLYLRLHQLTRLIQEQLPPLGQHFAEHNIETHMFASQWFLTLFTARFPLYFVFHIIDVVLLQGIETLFQVALALLTMCKKDLLQLDFEGILKYFRVSLPRRCLTEEVSRGVMKLACSIKVKKLKKYEQELIDHKESQENAENYSNELARLKMAALKHEEQKQLLIEENSKLRVAIKDLTSRHELETSRNAAIIAEYKQICKRLDEQSTQSKIALNEIREKVSGCEKCRVAMSNVPTSPAGQISSGDHPLAPKHLKQQQQLNEEQAQVYERVHELELELAQAKLAQVEAECRNQALTHKLNATITELQTARNSWPPWLSKTLSSIKEVTNKKDIPTLNSFNHQTSQQQQNNPTSVAFTAHMGLLRRESAPHKQEILSNNDISRRESAPIIKDSQSYNSFRTMNN
- the LOC123291952 gene encoding rab GTPase-activating protein 1-like isoform X3, whose protein sequence is MEDPLHNVINGGTTDKDNQNIYTNDDNKDAATKSSSGSPTIEKHDEMKPEYSEESEEEGKVSDIDQECTIFSGVTYLGAAQINAPKSETEIQRNMAILNEQHQHSEQGIKVSVSVPSFSTGIVVLYDANTHSVIARYEIQSILFYARGVADTKEGSCFAFTWSHGETQESAIFQCHVFRCDIPEAVSQVSGCFSKAFQRAPRSMTNSVASVTDMSSSACTLPDIQQRTLVCVFELSLEIKEDDGRGGFSSVYKDRSGFKLRSKLVKQIWISMKQVTDQAVSDGPHLHIERCFGILVAPGRHVKHSDMQLLEMVPMGTTTTNNTCESYVISGHWDPSDAAFAPLNTETPKEITQYITIAADLVIRGVPEPVRFLVETPVKVFSQNERFWYFTKRPLVQQFILNLKEVLSPDTGDIIYEVSNLESTGDLDRNRLSLMLNISSLIRTPSITSIDTLTPKEEYHSDGDEPLLSGTGWVSKDCPEAVLDSWAEVLSRWEPGEARPRGLAGLVKMGIPEALRGEVWLRLANADHDQQMMETYRILITKESGCENVIQRDINRTFPAHDFFREAGGLGQDSLYKISKAYAVYDQEVGYCQGLSFLAATLLLHMPEEQAFCVLVKLMYDYGLRDLYKDGFENLYLRLHQLTRLIQEQLPPLGQHFAEHNIETHMFASQWFLTLFTARFPLYFVFHIIDVVLLQGIETLFQVALALLTMCKKDLLQLDFEGILKYFRVSLPRRCLTEEVSRGVMKLACSIKVKKLKKYEQELIDHKESQENAENYSNELARLKMAALKHEEQKQLLIEENSKLRVAIKDLTSRHELETSRNAAIIAEYKQICKRLDEQSTQSKIALNEIREKVSGCEKCRVAMSNVPTSPAGQISSGDHPLAPKHLKQQQQLNEEQAQVYERVHELELELAQAKLAQVEAECRNQALTHKLNATITELQTARNSWPPWLSKTLSSIKEVTNKKDIPTLNSFNHQTSQQQQNNPTSVAFTAHMGLLRRESAPHKQEILSNNDISRRESAPIIKDSQSYNSFRTMNN